One genomic region from Bacillota bacterium encodes:
- a CDS encoding ComF family protein, whose protein sequence is MALLPYEGEMRRRIHNMKFGSQPHLARLFARALRHSKLLESSPVDVVTAVPMHRSRYIQRGYNQADLLAQELAREQGIPYRELLVRVKNTLPQHTLSRLARQTNQDGAFHVAADPKDLRVLLVDDVLTTGNTVRACKEALEVAGAREVVVVVLAMALPRSNKY, encoded by the coding sequence ATGGCACTACTGCCTTATGAAGGCGAGATGCGCCGCCGCATCCACAACATGAAATTCGGAAGTCAGCCCCACTTGGCGAGATTGTTTGCGCGTGCCCTAAGACACAGCAAACTGCTCGAGTCGTCGCCTGTCGATGTCGTGACAGCAGTACCCATGCATAGGAGTAGGTACATACAGAGAGGATATAACCAAGCCGACTTGCTAGCCCAAGAACTAGCGAGAGAGCAAGGTATACCGTATCGGGAGCTTCTTGTGCGGGTCAAGAACACGCTGCCTCAACACACTCTCTCTAGGTTAGCAAGGCAGACAAATCAAGATGGTGCCTTTCATGTGGCTGCTGACCCCAAGGATTTACGCGTTCTCTTGGTGGACGATGTGCTAACCACCGGTAACACTGTGAGAGCGTGCAAAGAGGCGTTAGAGGTAGCAGGTGCGAGAGAAGTCGTAGTCGTAGTCTTGGCTATGGCCCTTCCCCGATCAAATAAATATTAG
- a CDS encoding cold-shock protein — protein sequence MKQRGKVKWFNQQKGFGFITTDGGQDVFVHFSAIGGEGFKSLDDGQDVEFEVVDGPRGPQAANVTKR from the coding sequence GTGAAACAACGTGGAAAAGTAAAGTGGTTCAATCAGCAAAAGGGTTTCGGCTTTATTACAACTGATGGTGGCCAAGATGTCTTTGTGCATTTTTCTGCCATTGGCGGCGAGGGCTTTAAGTCCCTCGACGACGGTCAAGACGTAGAGTTCGAAGTGGTAGACGGCCCTCGCGGCCCTCAAGCTGCCAACGTCACCAAGAGATAA
- the raiA gene encoding ribosome-associated translation inhibitor RaiA — MQMSVRGKNVEVTDALRDYVTKKLKKLDRYFDGAGEGQVTLSIAREDHRVEVTIGVNGLILRGEEQSPDMYASIDLVVEKLERQVDRYRTKIARRLRTPLPSLPLSTEVEVDDTPRMMRTKRFPMKPMTVDEAVMQMNLLGHDFFVFNNGDTELVNVVYRRKDGNYGLIEPQV; from the coding sequence ATGCAGATGAGCGTCAGAGGTAAAAATGTAGAAGTGACTGATGCACTGCGGGATTACGTCACGAAGAAACTTAAGAAGCTCGACCGCTACTTCGACGGCGCTGGAGAGGGACAAGTCACTCTCAGTATCGCTCGAGAGGATCACCGGGTAGAGGTGACCATCGGAGTAAATGGGCTCATCTTACGAGGTGAGGAACAATCCCCCGACATGTATGCGTCCATTGATCTAGTTGTAGAAAAGCTAGAGCGGCAAGTTGACCGCTATCGCACTAAAATAGCCCGGCGCCTGCGCACACCACTGCCTTCGTTGCCACTTTCTACCGAAGTGGAAGTAGACGATACTCCCCGCATGATGCGCACGAAACGTTTCCCCATGAAACCAATGACGGTGGACGAAGCAGTAATGCAAATGAACTTGCTAGGGCACGATTTCTTCGTCTTTAACAACGGCGATACTGAGCTCGTGAACGTCGTCTATCGTCGCAAGGACGGCAACTACGGTCTCATCGAGCCACAAGTGTAA